In the Drosophila gunungcola strain Sukarami unplaced genomic scaffold, Dgunungcola_SK_2 000001F, whole genome shotgun sequence genome, one interval contains:
- the LOC128261449 gene encoding uncharacterized protein LOC128261449, whose product MSRTAKGFARLINPGVVLNPDLNQKIAAFEAMSAERSELDRELGRLRKKQDDTEDNLAEALAEDEFQCNLRGQQFTGPNEEELLEILRSHLGGIINKLASKYERLVFLDADIRKLKGTIEKAITVANEESAAAASM is encoded by the coding sequence ATGTCCAGAACGGCCAAGGGCTTTGCCCGCTTAATTAATCCGGGTGTGGTGCTCAATCCGGATTTGAATCAGAAGATAGCCGCTTTTGAGGCCATGAGTGCCGAGCGATCTGAACTGGACCGCGAATTGGGCCGATTGCGCAAGAAGCAGGATGATACCGAGGATAATCTGGCCGAGGCATTAGCCGAGGACGAGTTTCAGTGCAACCTGAGGGGTCAGCAGTTCACAGGTCCCAATGAGGAAGAGCTGCTGGAAATTCTACGGAGCCACCTTGGCGGAATTATCAACAAGCTGGCGAGCAAGTATGAGCGCCTTGTGTTCCTAGATGCAGACATCAGAAAGCTGAAGGGCACCATCGAAAAGGCCATCACAGTGGCCAATGAAGAGTCGGCAGCTGCAGCGTCTATGTGA